A section of the Hippea sp. KM1 genome encodes:
- a CDS encoding acyl-CoA carboxylase subunit beta produces MRDKLEELKKLEAQAELGGGEKRIEKQHAQGKLTARERIKLLLDEGSFVEFDKFVVHRCNDFGMGKQKILGDSVVTGYGTIDGRLVYVFSQDFTVFGGSLSGAHAKKICKIMDLAAKTGAPVIGLNDSGGARIQEGVESLAGYADIFLRNVLFSGVIPQISVIMGPTAGGAVYSPAVTDFTIMVKKTSFMFITGPDVIEAVTGEKITKEDLGGAEVHTTKTNVAHFAAENDEDALMLVRELLQFIPQNNMEDPPYKPTDDPPNRREESIYDLVPSDPNKPYNMKDLIKKVVDDGYFFEVQENYAKNMIIGFARLGGRSVGIVANQPMFFAGALDYKAAIKAARFIRFCDAFNIPIVTFEDQPGYMPGVAQEHNGVIVHGAKLLYAYAEATVPKITLIVRKAYGGAYDVMASKHFRADVNYAYPIAEIAVMGPDGAVNILYRKELAEAEDPVAKKAELVKMYRDKFANPYVAAGLGYIDEIIDPADTRLKLIQALELTKNKRESNPQKKHGNIPL; encoded by the coding sequence ATGCGCGATAAGTTGGAGGAGCTGAAGAAGTTAGAGGCTCAAGCAGAATTAGGCGGCGGTGAAAAGAGGATTGAAAAACAGCATGCACAGGGTAAGCTGACCGCCAGAGAGAGAATCAAGCTTCTATTGGATGAAGGCAGCTTTGTTGAGTTTGACAAATTCGTCGTCCATAGATGCAACGACTTCGGCATGGGAAAGCAAAAAATCTTAGGCGATAGCGTCGTCACAGGATACGGAACGATAGATGGAAGGCTTGTTTATGTATTCAGTCAGGATTTCACCGTATTTGGTGGTTCACTGTCTGGCGCACATGCAAAGAAGATCTGCAAAATCATGGATTTAGCAGCAAAGACAGGCGCTCCGGTTATTGGTTTGAACGACTCAGGCGGTGCAAGGATTCAGGAGGGTGTTGAATCCTTAGCCGGCTATGCCGACATATTCTTAAGGAATGTCCTCTTTTCAGGCGTTATTCCGCAGATTTCGGTAATAATGGGCCCAACGGCCGGTGGAGCCGTTTACTCTCCAGCCGTTACGGACTTCACCATAATGGTTAAAAAAACAAGCTTCATGTTCATTACAGGACCGGATGTAATCGAGGCCGTCACGGGCGAAAAGATAACCAAAGAGGATTTGGGTGGTGCTGAGGTTCATACAACCAAGACCAATGTTGCCCACTTCGCAGCTGAAAACGATGAGGATGCATTGATGTTGGTCAGGGAGCTGTTGCAGTTCATTCCTCAGAACAATATGGAGGATCCTCCATATAAACCAACCGATGATCCGCCAAATAGAAGAGAGGAGTCTATCTATGATTTAGTGCCCTCTGATCCGAACAAGCCATACAACATGAAGGATCTAATCAAGAAGGTTGTTGACGATGGATACTTCTTTGAGGTTCAAGAGAACTATGCAAAGAACATGATAATCGGCTTTGCAAGGCTCGGTGGAAGGAGCGTTGGAATCGTCGCCAACCAGCCGATGTTCTTTGCTGGAGCCTTGGATTACAAGGCTGCAATAAAGGCTGCAAGGTTCATAAGATTCTGTGATGCATTCAACATTCCAATAGTTACATTTGAGGATCAGCCAGGATACATGCCGGGTGTTGCTCAGGAGCACAACGGCGTTATCGTTCACGGTGCAAAACTCCTCTATGCTTACGCTGAAGCCACAGTTCCAAAGATTACATTGATCGTGAGAAAGGCCTACGGTGGTGCATACGATGTTATGGCATCGAAGCACTTTAGAGCCGATGTAAACTACGCATACCCGATAGCAGAGATCGCTGTTATGGGTCCTGACGGTGCGGTTAACATACTCTACAGAAAAGAGCTTGCAGAGGCTGAGGATCCTGTCGCCAAGAAGGCAGAACTGGTTAAGATGTACAGGGATAAGTTTGCCAATCCTTATGTCGCTGCGGGCCTGGGTTATATTGATGAGATTATCGATCCTGCCGATACAAGACTAAAGCTCATCCAGGCATTGGAGTTAACAAAGAACAAGAGGGAGTCCAATCCTCAAAAGAAACATGGAAATATTCCTCTATAA
- a CDS encoding phosphomannomutase/phosphoglucomutase: MQRGVFREYDIRGIWGRDIDRDFCFLLGRAFGIYLKENLKKIGGVVSVGYDARLSSKDAFEALRDGLSCENVGVVDIGLVPTPVQYFSLFRMDVDGGIMITASHNPKEYNGFKLSLKKETLFGKEIQRIADIMEKLSPTCDIRSAKTQKMDVLSEYKGFMLEQFGYLKDYKNKPAIALDGGNGTAGFVGYEIFKELGYEVEGLFIEPDGNFPNHHPDPTVEKNLTDLRRVIEEKNLDVGIGYDGDGDRIGVVLKDGSILWGDQLLLLFAQHIAKKKPGIKVVADVKCSDVVFQKMKERGAEPIMYKTGHSLIKSKMKQEGAVLAGEMSGHIFIGDRYFGYDDAIYVSLRLVEILTVEGVDLIKWRDSLPKVYNTPEIRIDCPDSKKKEAIDKVRAYLNRNKDEIGIVEVNTIDGVRFKTDYGWGLVRSSNTQPVLVLRFEADSEDRLNWLKDKIIGAVERIINE, translated from the coding sequence ATGCAGAGGGGTGTTTTTAGGGAATACGACATAAGGGGCATCTGGGGTAGGGATATAGATAGGGATTTCTGTTTTCTTTTGGGTAGGGCATTTGGCATATACCTTAAGGAAAACCTTAAAAAAATAGGCGGTGTTGTAAGTGTTGGTTATGATGCCCGTCTGTCATCGAAAGACGCCTTTGAGGCTTTGCGTGATGGATTGAGTTGTGAGAATGTTGGTGTTGTTGATATAGGGCTTGTGCCGACACCTGTTCAGTATTTTTCTCTGTTTAGGATGGATGTCGATGGCGGCATCATGATAACGGCATCGCACAATCCCAAAGAATACAATGGCTTTAAACTGTCGCTTAAGAAGGAGACTCTGTTTGGGAAAGAGATTCAAAGGATAGCCGATATAATGGAGAAGTTAAGCCCAACATGCGATATAAGGTCGGCCAAGACACAAAAGATGGATGTGCTTTCTGAGTATAAAGGGTTTATGCTTGAGCAGTTTGGCTATCTAAAGGATTATAAAAACAAGCCGGCGATTGCCTTAGACGGTGGAAACGGAACAGCCGGATTTGTGGGTTATGAGATATTCAAAGAGCTCGGATATGAGGTTGAGGGCCTGTTTATTGAGCCGGATGGCAACTTCCCCAATCACCATCCAGACCCGACGGTTGAAAAGAACCTGACCGATTTGCGAAGGGTTATAGAAGAAAAAAACCTCGATGTGGGTATAGGCTATGACGGCGATGGCGATAGGATAGGTGTGGTGTTGAAGGATGGTTCGATTTTGTGGGGCGATCAACTCCTGCTTCTGTTTGCCCAGCACATAGCAAAGAAAAAACCCGGCATAAAGGTTGTGGCCGATGTTAAATGCTCCGATGTGGTCTTTCAAAAGATGAAGGAGCGTGGTGCAGAGCCCATTATGTATAAAACCGGCCATTCATTGATAAAATCAAAGATGAAGCAGGAGGGTGCGGTTTTAGCCGGTGAGATGAGCGGCCATATATTCATCGGTGATAGGTATTTCGGATACGACGATGCCATCTATGTATCCTTGAGGCTTGTTGAGATTCTAACAGTTGAGGGTGTGGATCTAATCAAATGGAGGGATAGCCTTCCTAAGGTTTACAACACACCAGAGATAAGAATCGACTGCCCCGATAGTAAAAAGAAAGAGGCTATTGATAAAGTAAGGGCTTACCTGAACAGAAACAAGGATGAGATTGGGATTGTGGAGGTCAATACGATAGACGGTGTGAGGTTTAAGACCGATTACGGTTGGGGGCTTGTAAGATCGAGCAATACCCAGCCGGTATTGGTTTTGAGGTTTGAGGCTGATTCTGAGGATAGGCTAAATTGGCTGAAGGATAAAATAATCGGTGCCGTTGAGAGGATTATCAATGAGTAA
- the mqnC gene encoding cyclic dehypoxanthinyl futalosine synthase, translating into MEKIYDKIRNFERISKDEGVRLLKEGDFLVLGELAGLIRFKKHPQRIVTFILDTNINYTNICYVGCAFCAFYRKKTDPDAYTLSIDDLIKKIEEAESKGIETALIQGGLNPELPYSYYIDMVRELSKSRVHVHAFSPPEIDLMCKVSNKTVDEVFEDLKGAGLTTMPGGGAEILTERVRSKISPKKISTDRWLEIMKTAHKHGIRTTATMMFGHIETEEDIIEHLDRVRAVQDETGGFSAFIAWDFKKENNELGRQVNRSVSGIDYLKIVAISRIYLDNFDNIQASWASQGKDIGEVALHFGANDMGSMLVEENVMRQAGFRALASVEEIAEIIRKAGFKPALRSTDYRIVNYL; encoded by the coding sequence ATGGAAAAGATTTACGATAAAATAAGAAACTTTGAAAGAATTAGCAAGGATGAGGGTGTTAGGCTTCTAAAGGAGGGCGATTTTCTTGTTCTTGGTGAGCTTGCAGGCTTGATAAGGTTTAAGAAGCACCCGCAAAGGATAGTGACATTTATACTCGATACCAACATAAATTACACCAATATCTGCTATGTGGGCTGTGCTTTTTGCGCCTTCTATAGAAAGAAAACCGACCCTGATGCATACACCTTGAGTATTGATGATTTAATCAAAAAGATAGAGGAGGCAGAAAGCAAGGGGATTGAAACGGCCCTGATACAGGGCGGCCTAAATCCTGAGCTTCCTTACTCATACTATATAGACATGGTTAGAGAACTATCAAAGAGCAGGGTGCATGTGCATGCATTCTCACCACCCGAGATAGACCTCATGTGCAAGGTATCAAACAAAACCGTTGATGAGGTGTTTGAGGATTTAAAAGGGGCTGGCTTAACCACCATGCCCGGCGGAGGGGCTGAGATATTGACAGAGAGGGTAAGAAGTAAAATATCCCCTAAAAAAATCAGCACCGATAGATGGCTTGAGATTATGAAAACGGCGCATAAACACGGCATAAGGACAACGGCCACGATGATGTTTGGTCATATTGAGACAGAGGAAGATATCATAGAGCATTTGGATAGGGTAAGGGCTGTTCAGGATGAAACAGGCGGTTTTAGTGCATTCATAGCCTGGGATTTTAAGAAGGAGAACAACGAGCTTGGCAGGCAGGTAAACAGAAGCGTAAGCGGTATAGACTATCTGAAGATAGTGGCCATCTCAAGGATTTACCTTGACAATTTTGACAACATACAGGCATCGTGGGCCTCTCAGGGTAAGGATATTGGTGAGGTGGCGCTGCATTTTGGCGCAAATGATATGGGGAGTATGCTTGTTGAGGAGAATGTGATGAGGCAGGCAGGCTTTAGGGCCCTGGCAAGTGTTGAGGAGATAGCCGAGATCATAAGAAAAGCCGGCTTTAAACCGGCCTTAAGGAGCACGGATTACAGGATAGTAAACTATCTATGA
- the mqnE gene encoding aminofutalosine synthase MqnE: MSNFEVIEEKLKNQQPIDVEDARFILSSYDLIRIGKIARSIKLKKSGKKVYFVFNKHINYTNLCVSKCKFCAFYRIGDEPDAYTMEIDEIIDEIARMPEGIKEVHIVGGLHPTKPFSYYLDMVSAIKRNFPSVNVKAFTAVEIDYFSRLSGLDYEGVLKELKKAGLDSMPGGGAEVFSERVRKKLYPNKIPYEKWAEVHAIAHRLNIPTNATLLFGHIETDDEIIDHLFKLRKLQEEHPGFLCFIPLSFHPANTPLEGKVQKVDAVKELKVLALSRIILDNFPHIKAYWVMLSPKIGQIGLHFGADDIDGTIGQERVTHAAGAKSPLGLARDNMVEMIKNAGFIPVERDALYNEIGVYE, from the coding sequence ATGAGTAATTTTGAAGTGATAGAGGAGAAGTTAAAGAACCAACAACCCATAGATGTTGAGGATGCAAGGTTCATACTCTCATCGTATGACTTGATAAGGATAGGCAAGATAGCCAGGTCTATAAAACTGAAAAAGAGTGGCAAGAAGGTGTATTTTGTCTTCAATAAGCACATAAACTATACCAATCTCTGTGTGTCTAAATGCAAATTCTGCGCATTTTATAGAATTGGCGATGAACCGGATGCCTATACCATGGAAATAGATGAGATAATCGATGAGATTGCCAGGATGCCTGAGGGCATCAAGGAGGTTCATATAGTTGGTGGCCTGCATCCAACAAAGCCGTTCTCTTACTATCTGGATATGGTTTCTGCAATAAAGAGGAACTTCCCTTCGGTTAATGTCAAGGCCTTCACGGCTGTTGAGATAGATTATTTTTCAAGGCTGTCTGGTCTGGATTATGAAGGTGTCTTGAAGGAGCTAAAAAAAGCGGGTCTTGATTCTATGCCCGGCGGAGGGGCTGAGGTCTTTTCAGAGAGGGTCAGAAAGAAGCTTTATCCCAACAAGATTCCGTATGAGAAGTGGGCTGAGGTGCATGCAATAGCCCATAGGTTGAATATTCCAACAAATGCAACACTGCTTTTTGGTCACATTGAAACAGATGATGAGATAATCGACCATCTGTTTAAACTCAGAAAGCTCCAAGAGGAACATCCGGGTTTTTTGTGTTTTATACCGTTGAGTTTTCATCCGGCAAATACGCCGCTTGAGGGAAAGGTTCAAAAGGTCGATGCGGTTAAGGAATTGAAGGTTTTGGCACTATCAAGGATCATCCTCGATAATTTCCCCCACATAAAGGCCTATTGGGTGATGCTATCGCCCAAAATCGGTCAGATTGGACTGCACTTTGGTGCAGATGATATAGATGGAACTATAGGACAGGAGAGGGTAACCCACGCAGCAGGGGCAAAGAGCCCGTTAGGGCTTGCAAGGGACAACATGGTGGAGATGATAAAGAATGCCGGGTTTATACCTGTTGAGCGTGATGCATTGTATAACGAGATAGGGGTGTATGAATAA
- the accC gene encoding acetyl-CoA carboxylase biotin carboxylase subunit produces the protein MTVKNFKKVLVANRGEIAIRVMRACRKMGIETVAVYSEADRDALHVRYADEAYFIGPPAPADSYLRIDKIVEVAVKSGCDAVHPGYGFLAENSEFVKACEAAGITFIGPNTESMYILGDKTRSRQKMIEAGVPVVPGTKDPVESLEEALKVAEEIGYPIMFKASAGGGGKGMRLISSAEEFKQVYDLAKGEALSAFGDDRMYIEKAIIKPRHVEIQIAVDKHGNAVHFYERECSIQRRHQKVIEESPSMAINDEVRHKMGEAAIKAVKAANYDSVGTVEFLVDKDMNFYFLEVNTRIQVEHPVTEMVTGIDLIKLQIEIAEGKPIPFKQEDIKQVGHAIECRIYAEDPDNNFMPSPGEVTGLRLPGGPGVRVDSGIYSRGNVPLYYDPIVAKLIVWDVNRECAINRMQRALSEFVVKGIKTTIPFHQRVLRNENFRKGNISTDFIDKEVLPEKPTREGSAEAALAAAAIKEYLREQELRNQYQRFVETCAGGSPWKEAGRRAAMFGVSFGDVYKYST, from the coding sequence ATGACTGTAAAGAATTTTAAAAAGGTTTTGGTTGCCAACAGGGGCGAGATAGCCATCAGGGTTATGCGTGCCTGCAGGAAGATGGGAATAGAGACGGTTGCCGTCTATTCCGAGGCAGACAGGGATGCCCTGCATGTCAGATATGCAGATGAGGCCTATTTTATAGGACCTCCAGCTCCTGCTGACTCCTATCTGAGAATAGATAAAATAGTTGAGGTTGCCGTTAAATCGGGCTGTGATGCAGTCCATCCAGGATACGGATTTCTGGCAGAAAACTCCGAGTTCGTCAAGGCCTGTGAGGCTGCAGGCATAACATTCATAGGTCCTAATACGGAGTCTATGTACATCCTGGGTGATAAGACAAGATCACGCCAGAAGATGATAGAGGCCGGTGTTCCTGTTGTTCCTGGAACGAAGGATCCAGTTGAAAGCTTAGAAGAGGCCTTAAAGGTGGCCGAGGAGATCGGCTATCCCATAATGTTCAAAGCCTCAGCCGGCGGTGGCGGTAAGGGAATGAGGCTTATAAGCTCGGCTGAGGAGTTTAAGCAGGTTTACGATCTGGCCAAGGGTGAGGCCCTAAGCGCCTTCGGCGATGATAGGATGTATATAGAAAAGGCCATAATCAAACCCAGACATGTTGAGATTCAGATAGCTGTTGACAAGCACGGAAACGCCGTTCACTTCTATGAGAGGGAGTGCTCCATACAAAGGAGGCATCAGAAGGTTATAGAGGAATCCCCATCGATGGCGATAAACGACGAGGTAAGGCATAAGATGGGCGAGGCGGCAATCAAGGCTGTAAAGGCCGCCAACTATGACAGTGTAGGAACGGTTGAGTTCCTGGTTGATAAGGATATGAACTTCTATTTCTTGGAGGTCAACACAAGGATCCAGGTTGAGCATCCCGTTACGGAGATGGTTACGGGAATCGACTTGATCAAACTTCAGATAGAGATAGCAGAGGGTAAACCCATTCCGTTTAAACAGGAAGACATCAAGCAGGTTGGCCATGCTATAGAGTGCAGGATCTATGCAGAGGATCCAGACAACAACTTTATGCCATCACCCGGTGAGGTTACGGGTCTCAGGCTGCCTGGAGGTCCGGGTGTCAGGGTTGACAGCGGTATATACTCAAGGGGCAATGTTCCACTTTACTATGACCCGATTGTTGCAAAGCTCATCGTCTGGGATGTAAACAGGGAGTGTGCTATAAACAGGATGCAGAGGGCCTTGAGCGAGTTTGTGGTTAAGGGCATCAAGACCACAATACCGTTCCACCAGAGGGTTTTAAGAAACGAAAACTTCAGAAAGGGCAACATTAGCACCGACTTTATCGATAAAGAGGTATTGCCAGAGAAACCCACAAGGGAAGGTTCAGCTGAGGCTGCATTGGCTGCTGCGGCAATCAAGGAATACCTAAGAGAGCAAGAGCTGAGGAATCAGTATCAGAGGTTCGTTGAGACATGCGCAGGCGGCAGTCCATGGAAAGAGGCCGGAAGAAGGGCAGCTATGTTCGGGGTTAGCTTTGGTGATGTTTATAAATACTCAACATAA